The Cloeon dipterum chromosome X, ieCloDipt1.1, whole genome shotgun sequence genome includes a window with the following:
- the LOC135947324 gene encoding isovaleryl-CoA dehydrogenase, mitochondrial-like gives MSSIRLMSQRCCKSLFNRKSVSGLSVLQARQSSQYFPIDDNVFGLNEDQQQLRQTVFNFFQKELAPKAAEIDKTNNFPELREFWKKLGSLGTLGITASSKYGGSDGSYLDHCIIMEEMSRAAGGIALSYGAHSNLCVNQINRNGTEEQKEKYLPKLCSGEHMGALAMSEPGAGSDVVSMKLRADKKGDYYTLNGNKFWITNGPDAETLVVYAKTNPNAAKPQHGVTAFIVEKGMEGFSTAQKLDKLGIRGSNTGELIFENCKVPAKNILGQENKGIYVLFSGLDLERLVLAAGPVGLMQASCDTAFEYVHQRKQFGQPIGEFQLVQAKIADMFTSLSVSRSYLYSVARACDNGKVSRRDCASVILFCAEQATKVALDAIQCLGGNGYINDYPTGRYLRDAKLYEIGAGTSEVRRLVIGRSLNELYK, from the exons ATGTCTTCCATCCGGTTGATGTCCCAAAGATGCTGCAAGAGCCTTTTTAACCGAAAATCCGTCTCCGGACTGAGTGTCCTGCAAGCGAGACAGAGTTCGCAGTACTTTCCTATCGATGATAACGTGTTCGGGCTAAACGAGGATCAGCAACAG CTCAGACagacggtttttaattttttccaaaaggaGCTCGCTCCGAAGGCAGCAGAAATCGACAAAACCAACAATTTCCCCGAACTGCGG GAGTTCTGGAAGAAACTGGGCAGCTTGGGGACGTTGGGCATCACCGCGTCGAGCAAATATGGTGGCTCGGACGGCTCGTATCTGGACCACTGCATCATCATGGAGGAGATGTCGAGGGCCGCTGGTGGCATTGCCCTGAGCTACGGCGCACATTCTAATTTATGCGTCAACCAAATTAATCGTAACGGAACCGAGGAGCAGAAGGAGAAATACCTTCCGAag ttaTGCTCTGGAGAACACATGGGAGCCCTGGCCATGTCGGAGCCTGGCGCCGGCTCGGACGTCGTCTCGATGAAACTGCGAGCCGATAAAAAAGGAGACTACTACACGCTGAATGGAAACAAGTTTTGGATCACCAACGGCCCTGACGCCGAGACTCTTGTg gtcTACGCCAAGACGAATCCGAACGCGGCCAAGCCCCAGCACGGAGTGACGGCGTTCATCGTCGAGAAGGGAATGGAGGGCTTCAGCACCGCCCAAAAACTGGACAAACTCGGCATTCGCGGCTCCAACACTGGCGAactcatttttgaaaactgcAAGGTGCCAG ctaaaaacattttgggtCAGGAGAACAAAGGCATCTACGTGTTGTTCAGCGGGCTGGACCTGGAGCGTCTGGTGCTGGCGGCCGGTCCGGTGGGCCTGATGCAGGCCAGCTGCGACACCGCCTTCGAGTACGTGCACCAGCGAAAGCAGTTCGGCCAGCCGATCGGCGAGTTCCAGCTGGTGCAGGCCAAAATCGCCGACATGTTCACGTCGCTGTCCGTCTCCAGGTCGTACCTGTACAGCGTGGCCAGGGCGTGCGACAACGGCAAGGTCAGCCGCAGGGACTGCGCCTCCGTCATCCTGTTCTGCGCTGAACAAGCTACCAAGGTCGCCCTCGACGCCATCCAGTGTCTCG GCGGCAATGGCTACATCAACGACTACCCGACTGGCAGGTACCTGAGAGACGCCAAGCTCTACGAAATCGGGGCTGGAACGAGCGAAGTGCGCCGATTGGTCATCGGACGCTCGCTTAACGAGCTCTACAAATAA